One region of Sulfurisphaera ohwakuensis genomic DNA includes:
- a CDS encoding NADP-dependent isocitrate dehydrogenase, with product MLYKEPEDGEKIRFDKGKWIVPNKPVILYIEGDGIGPEITNAAIKVINKAVERAYGSSREIKWLEVYAGEKAEKLVNDRFPKETQDMLLKYRVVLKGPLETPIGKGWKSVNVAIRLMLDLYANIRPVKYIEGLESPLKHPEKVDMIIFRENTDDLYRGIEYPFNSEEAKKIRDFLRKELKVEIEDDTGIGIKVMSKYKTQRITRLAIQYAIEHKRKKVTVMHKGNVMKYTEGAFREWAYEVALKEYRDFIVTEEEISQGKPAEGKIILNDRIADNMFQQIIIRPEEYDIILAPNVNGDYISDAAGALIGNIGMLGGANIGDEGGMFEAIHGTAPKYAGKNIANPTGIIKAGELMLRWMGWNEAADLIEKAINMAIRDKKVTQDIARFMGVKALGTKEYADELIKIIDTI from the coding sequence ATGTTATACAAAGAACCCGAGGATGGAGAAAAAATCAGATTCGATAAGGGAAAATGGATAGTACCAAACAAACCCGTGATTTTATATATAGAAGGAGATGGCATAGGTCCAGAGATAACTAACGCTGCAATAAAGGTGATTAATAAAGCTGTAGAAAGAGCTTATGGTAGCTCTAGAGAGATAAAATGGTTAGAAGTTTATGCTGGTGAAAAAGCTGAAAAATTAGTTAATGATAGATTTCCAAAAGAAACTCAAGATATGCTACTTAAATATAGAGTAGTTCTTAAAGGTCCATTAGAAACTCCAATAGGAAAAGGATGGAAATCTGTTAATGTAGCTATTAGATTAATGCTTGACTTATACGCAAATATAAGACCAGTAAAGTATATTGAGGGACTAGAAAGCCCCCTAAAACATCCTGAAAAAGTAGATATGATAATTTTTAGAGAAAATACTGATGATCTATATAGAGGAATAGAATATCCGTTTAATAGCGAGGAGGCTAAAAAAATTAGAGATTTTCTAAGAAAAGAACTAAAAGTAGAAATAGAGGATGATACCGGAATAGGGATAAAGGTAATGAGCAAATATAAAACTCAAAGAATTACTAGGTTAGCAATACAATACGCAATAGAACATAAGAGGAAAAAAGTAACTGTTATGCATAAAGGTAATGTAATGAAATATACGGAAGGAGCTTTTAGAGAATGGGCGTATGAAGTTGCTCTAAAAGAATATCGTGATTTTATAGTTACTGAAGAAGAAATCAGCCAGGGTAAACCAGCTGAAGGTAAAATAATTCTAAATGATAGAATTGCTGATAATATGTTCCAACAAATAATAATAAGACCAGAAGAATATGATATAATTTTAGCACCAAACGTAAACGGTGACTATATTTCTGATGCGGCCGGTGCATTAATCGGTAATATTGGAATGCTAGGAGGAGCTAATATTGGTGACGAGGGGGGAATGTTTGAAGCTATTCATGGTACAGCACCAAAATATGCTGGTAAAAATATAGCTAACCCAACAGGAATTATAAAAGCTGGAGAATTAATGCTGAGATGGATGGGTTGGAATGAAGCTGCTGACTTAATAGAAAAAGCTATTAATATGGCAATAAGAGACAAGAAAGTTACACAGGATATTGCTAGATTTATGGGAGTAAAAGCATTAGGTACCAAAGAGTATGCAGATGAATTAATAAAAATAATTGATACGATTTAA